The Dermochelys coriacea isolate rDerCor1 chromosome 13, rDerCor1.pri.v4, whole genome shotgun sequence genome includes the window AGGTATGGGGAGGGCTAGGGGAGTTCTGGATGTAccaggtgaggcttggcaggggtgtctgggtatggcaGGTccggatgcatgggggttgggtggatgggggagccgtccccatacagtgaccccctccctccacatctgaggagcaatggggacaggaagcaggggaggatgctgagcttcctgcagctgggagaagTTTCTGGGgttgggtctgacacagccccagacactccttgcaggggaaaaggaagtcctgtcctctcctgcctccagcccagccgggacgagcagctgatcccagcccagggtaggagccactggctggggtgtccccagccccgtAGCAATTTACCTCTCcgctggctgctctgggtgcctaAAATGATGTACCTGTGCTGTtagggagtggtgcatgactgctcCTGAAGCTTTCCTGAGCTTCCCtgacagaaagtcatttttctgcagggaagcaaagaaaaatctgcaggGGGCATGATTTCTCCATacatgcagtggtgcagaattccctcaggagtagggGATGCTCTGCTATCTATCCTGTGCCCCAGGAGCACACAAAGGGATGCTGTGCTGTCTGCCCCACGCCCCAGGAGCGCACACGGGGCTGCTGTGCTATCTACCCCCTGCCCACAGAGCACACAGGGATGCTGGGCTATCTACCCCACACCTCAGGGGCACACACAGGGATGCTGGGCTATCTACCCCGTGCCCCAGGAGCACACACCGGGATGCTGTGCTATCAACCCTGCGCCCCAGGGGCACACACAGGGATGCTGGGCTATCTACCCTGCGCCCCAGGGGCACACATCGGGATGCTGTCCTATCTACCCCGCGCCGCAGGAGCACACACAGGGATGCTGGGCGATCTACCCTGCACCCCAGGAGCACACACCGGGATGCTGTGCTATCTACCCCGCGCTCACCTTTAAACATTTGGGCGGACACACGCCTGTTTGCGACAGCCGTTCATGCAGCACTTCATGATCCCTGGGCAATGCGAATCCACTTTGCATTGGTTCCTGCACAGACCCAGTAAGGGGATTCCACCTGGCACCACTGGGCACGAGCCAGGTTTCACTGAAAGGACAGGAGACAGTATGAGTTTCGTTTGCGGGTCCCCGGCCCATGGGCTCAGCAGACACACCCACCAGGGGGTCAGGATTGGGAGCAGCGCTTGCTGCTCTGAAAGGAAAGTGTCTGCACCCAAGGGGCACAACCTGGCTCCGGGACTCTGTGTGAAGGAGATGAAGGGCCTCACTTTTCAATCGGCCTCCCTCTGTGCCCCTGCCTTGGCTGTGTGCAGCCCAGCACCTGTGCTGTAGCCAGCTCTGTGTACACATCATGTGCGTAGGGGCCGATATGGAGATctcagggcctgtctacactcAAAACCCTGCAGTGATGCAGCTGTACTGCCTGAGTGACGATGCCTATCCACACGGCCAGCAGGGGTGTTCCTGTTGCTGTAGTAATCCAGCTCTCCGAGAgaccgagcactctcccgtccacctagtgctgtctacaccagggctagGTCTAGTTGCTGCTTTCACACCCTGAGAGCTGTAGCCGGACCAAGGGGAATGCGTCGTGGCGAGCAGGCCTCTGAGAAGGCGACGGGccatacagcacctggagggcTGCAAGGGGCTGGGCTGCTCCAGTCCCTGTGAGGCccagaggagaggcagaggccTGCAGGGGATGAGGGAGTAGCAGGCCAGGAGCTGGGAACGGGGGTGCAGATAAATGAGGCTGAATCCCCCactgagaccctgccccagcctggacaATAATAACTCaccacaagagagccacttcctgcaGGGAAATGCAGTGTGgcagtccccagctctggggggacAGGGCACTCCAAGCACAGTGGGGCTCCATGCTGAGCAGCAGCCCCCAGATACGCACCCACAGGGTCTGCACCTGGCACAGCCCGCGCTCAGAGCAGCTCCACTGGCCCCATCAGCAGGGGGGCAGCTGCTCCGGAGGCTGCGCGGCAATGGCCTGGGGACCAAGGGGATGCACAATGCCCCCTGGAGGGCTGGCCTGTCTCTGTGCCCCTGGAGCAAAGCCATTTCTGCTCAGGATTTCCCCGGCTGATGAGCTGGAGGGGCCCAGTCCCCACAACTCCCCCCAGAACTGGTACAAACAGGCCCGAGCATCAAAGCCTGCAGGACAGCCAAGGGCGGAATTTGCTGTGACCCCTGCGCTCCCCCAGACCCAGTCTGACTGCGGAGTCACTGACTCCAGCTGTGCACCGAGCACCTCAGGGGGCTATTACCCGCTATTGCTCTGGAGACTGTGtgaggaagagacctcaggaggttctagtccaaccccctgctcaaagcaggaccaagcccaactaaatcatcccagccagggctttgtcaaactgggccttaaacacctctaaggaaggagattccaccacctccctaggtaatgcattccagtgcgtcaccaccctcctagtgaaatagtgtttcctaatatccaacctaaacctcccccactgcaacttgagactattgcttcgtgttctgtcatccgccaccactgagaacagccgaactcaatcctctttggaacccccctgcaggtaattgaaggctgctatcaaatccccccacactcttctcctctgcagactaaataatcccagttccctcagcctctcctcataaatcatagagactaacaaatttatttgagcataagcttccgtgagctacagctcacttcatcggatgcatctgatgaagtgagctgtagctcacgaaagcttatgctcaaataaatttgttagtctctaaagtgccacaagtcctccttttctttttgtgaatacagactaacacggctgctactctgaaacctctcataaatcatgtgccccagccccagatcattttcgttgccctctgctggactctctccaatttgtccacatcccttctgtagtgtggggaccaaaactggatgcaatactccaggagtggcctcaccagtgcagaatagaggggaataatcacttccctcgatctgctggcaatgctcctagtaATACAGCCCAGTAttatgactcatatccagcttctcgtccactgtaatccccaggtccttttctgcagaccaGTCCCACTTCTGTTGGTTGGAAGGtctgatgaagcgggactgttcttaatgtttcctctgaatattgtgggggtgcctcagtttcccctatgcagttcttaagtatctaggtggtgggatgagggtgtatgatcgttgcagagccctagagggcaggtgtgtgcaggggtctggacacagagaatggccaacaccctgtttcctggcaactgatgacctgggctcttcccccctgcaaggggagagctaaagggttggagaacaaagggatccggtgacctcctggcccgggaaagggacaaagaccagaggaggaggggcaggagggggagtcagtttggggctggctggggacatggagtgaagggcagacggggttgtctggctcactgccccccaaaatggacctggctgaggggtcctgttctctgcacctacaagctctgtgttagaccatgttcctgtcatctaataaaccttctgttttactggctggctgagagtcacgtctgactgcggagttggggggcaggaccctctggcttccccaggaccctgcctgggcggactcgctgtgggaagctcagggaggggcagaggatgctgaatgctccgaggtcagccccaggaagggggaagccgggtgagctgtgtgtcctgcagacaggctgctcccagagaggagactcccccagagtcctgcctggcttcgtagggcgcagctccagagcatcgcccggggactccgtgacagaaGGATGGCTACTGCAGGACCAGCAAGGGGCATTGGTTAATAAATCCTCAGAGCTTGTAAGCCGTCTCCATCGAACTGCTCTGGCAAGGGCCTTTTTGGACCATGTTCCGGGGCCACAACTATGGGTAGGCCCAAGGGTCCTGGAGGGGTCAGGACCTGTGCCCAGAGGCAGACATTCTCTAACTGCAGCTGGGCAACCTGATTCTGAAGTTTCTGGAGCAGGGATGCCACTTCCAGGGCCgcagcccagagctgctccaTCTAGGCTCCGGGATACGGTATGGGAAGCTGTTAAAGCCTGTCAGCTCTGGGTTCCAGGTGGTCAGGCCTGGTGGTTGGAGCCAGGTGTGGAGTTGGAACGGGGCTGAGAGCAGCACTGGGCAGAAACTGGGTACAGGGGCAGGCAATGGGTCAGAGTCAGTCAGTCTGCAGATAAGCCAAATCAGGACCGACGCTGGCGTCTGGATGCAGGCTGAAGGTCAAAGGCTGTTTGGAGTGAGTCCGAGGGCCGGGGGGCCAGGCGGTGGGTGCAGGGTTGGAGCGGGTCCGGTCAGAGCTGGGCAAGGACAAGGCTGGAGGGGCTGGAAGAGGTGGTCAAGGCTGGGCAGGACCCGGCACTGGATGACTGGGGGGTCTGGCCGGGCAGGGCTGTTGCACAGACGAAGAGGCAGCTCCGGCGGGGTGAGTGGTACACCTGTGTCTGGCGGTCACTTGCCCCAGCCGGGCCCCAGGGTGAGTCATGGCACCTGTTGAGGCTCTTGCGCCCGCCCACATCTAacagcccctcctccagcctaAGGGGCGGAGCTACTGGACCCAGGTCTCGACTGCATTCGGGGCACAACAAATggaaaaacagggacaggagtgagggtcacagggtcaaaatcagggagccagagggggagACCGAGCAGAGACCCCCGggcagcgcccactgctccttgaaagCATCTGGGAAGCCAGTGGACACAGCCCAGAGGGACTCTGCCCGGAGCCGTGACCTGAGGAAAAGGACGTTCAGATGCACAGAGTCTATGGCTGGCAGGGGCTGTATGTGCTGGGTCTCCCCCGGCACAGGAAAGGGACTCCTGTCACCGCCTGCTGAGAGCCCACTCCATGTCCCTGTTGGCCCCTCGGCAGGACTCCCCGCCTCTCTGGGGATTATCCCCAGGCAGAAGGTTTCTCTAGCCCTGCAAGTAGCTTGAGTGTTCCCTTTCttacagactcatagactttaatgtcagaagggacaatCCTGATCCCTCTCCACTCACGGCAATTCCTCGCCTTCAGGCATTGCTCTCCTGGCCTTGCCACCTCTCTTCTCTCACCcgctccagcagctgcctctgTAGCTGTTCTTGGGCCGTAGTTTATTAGTGGCCCACCAGCATTGTGTGTCCCCAGCCTGGAGATGGGGCCGAGTCTCACAGAGGTGCAGTGAGCAATGCACgtgggctgggggagaagggactCCTGGTTTCCTGGAGCCCAAATACATCCCCGCTGGCCTCCCTTTGGCTGGGAGGAGGCTACATGGTTTGCTGGGGTGCTCTGAAGGGGCTGAGGGTTGGAGGAGCAGATATAAGCAGTTCCTGACTCTCTTTCGCCTGCTATGGTGACTAACAGGCAGAGCACAAGGGCTTCCTGCCTCCCCGCGGGGTGTGGGGTATGGGGCTGCCTGCCGCAGCTTCCAGAGCAAGTGGGGCAAAGTGCAGCTGCCCTGTGTCCACTGGATCTGAACAGTCAGCCTGGCATATTGCATGTTGGGATCTGTAGGGCCTGACTGGGGGTCTCAGACTAGTTTAACAGCACTGTAACTGCACTCACCTCACTGGGCCCCTCCTGCCCGCTTGCTGCACAGGCGTGTAGGTGACAGCAGAGCGAGCCCGAGCCCAGGCTGTAGTCTGCTTCCCAGCCAAACCGGGCTCAAAACCGAGCAAAGTCTGGGCTACTTCTGCTCAGAATAACTGCAAAtcccagggggcaggagggggctcgggagCATGGGGCCATGCATCTCTGCACAGGAGAATACAAACTGCCTTCAGACATgcctgtctgcctgagtctgagCCCCACCCAGGGCCCCACCtaataagaacatcagaatggccacagtgggtcagaccaatgtccatctagcccattatcctggcttctgacaatggccagtgccagaaacTTCAGAGgtagtgaacagaacagggcaattatcaagtgatccatcctctgtcatctactcccagcttctgggagtcaggggtttagggacatccagagcatggggttgcgtccttGACCATTGTGacgttatgagtgtaatataaaattattatatctcactgaaaggtgacagggccagaaagagttaattaactcacagactgacctgaccaatggccaaactttaaagactggttaggaagatatataaatgaacagagctttgaaatgcaagtctACATTGTTAGAGGTAGAAGGgtagatgtttgctcaggtcttgtgatgtaagcaaacaagtcttgtctattgctatagctttgattcaaagatcagaaaaggaatattaacatttaggaagacacttgagtgaaatagtattattgtctatgtcTCTTTGAAAGTTGTGATAGCCTGTATCTGAaatgtttaatggataaattatcctgtgctaattgccatgatgtttggaagaaggaaagttaagcctattgttttctcaggccaaaaggctgcaggaaatgtataaaaaccttggTACATAATCcctcttcatctcagatctgctttgggtttcaagaaggggaaaccctaagccataaggattgagatccccagtcactgacattggactataacctatggactatttctaaaaggacttttgtccactacaaactcatctctgccatgtatctgaacctcaagaattgaattcaagtctgtgtgtatattgatcttttaaccaacaccctctctcttttcttttttaataaattttagtttagttaataagaattcactataagcgtgtatttggggtaagatctgagttattatttgacctgggtctggggcttggtcctttgggattggaagaaccttttcttttctatgatgaaataagattttcagaattatcatcatatgtttgacacgtgtgtctggatggagacctgaggctgggcactttaagggaactgcgttGTTTGGACTTCCGAGTAACCAGGGAGGtgctatagaagctgttttgtgctggtttggtaaatctaagtactggaatatccaccagcttttggggtttgtctgccccgttctgtttgcagttcaccctgattgagtgacctcagctggctcccacaggcAGCACCGCCacaaccatcttggctaatagccattgatggacctaaacTCCAGGAGCGTatctaattctttgttgaacccagttatgcttttggcctccataacatcccctggcaacgagttccacaggctgactgtgcgttggtgatgaaatacttccttttgtttgttttaaacccgctgcctatttGTTTCATTGGGTaatcctggttcttgtgttatatgaaaaggtaaataacacttcactttctccaccccagccatgattttatagatctctgtcacATTCCCCCATAATCGTCTCTTCCCCAATCTGGacagtgccagtctttttaatctctcataaatcaaagctgttctatacccccaatcatttttttGCTgtattctgaaccttttccagttttaATATCTCTTTTGTAAGACGgaggcgaccagaactgcacgcagtattcaagatgtgggcgtaccatggatttatatagtggcttcatgatatttattttcttattatctatctctttcctaatggttctgaacactgttcacttttttgacagccgctgcacattgggtggtaacagctaatttagaccccatcatttttatgtagagttgggatgatgttttccaatgcgccttactttggatttatcaacattaaatttcatctgctactttttgtgagatcccttggtAACTCTTCTTTCGACTTCACTCTCctcagtaattttgtatcatctacaaactttgccacctcactgtttacccctttttccagatcgtttatgaacaTTATGAACAGTaccggtcccagtacagatccctgggggaccccactatttatctctctccactgtgaaaactgaccattgattcctaccctttgtttcctacctttaaccagttactgatcccatgacagcttactttgcttaagagcccttGGTGAGGGACATTTGTCAAAggcttctgaaagtccaaatacactatatccactggatcatccttttCCACATGTTTGCTGATTTCCTCAAATAATTgtaacagattggtgaggcattgTTTCCTCTTACAAAAtccgtgttgactcttcctcacAAAATCTTGTTCATTtgggtgtctgataattctgttctttactgtagtttcaatcaatttgcctggtactgaagttaggctactggcctgtaattgccaggtaTTCCATTTGCTACCTGGTGCAGCTCCAACCCGGAGCCCCAGCTCAGGAACTGTGCAGCGCCCAGCGCAGCCCCCACCTAGGGCCCCAGCTCAGGAACTGTACAGCGCCCGGCGCAGCACCCACCCAAGCCCCCAGCTCAGGAACTACAGCGCCCGGCACAGCCCCCACCTGGGCCTCCAGCTCAGAAACTGTGCAGCGCCCAGCGCAGCCCCCACCGGGCCCCCAGCTCAGGAactacagtgcccagcacagcccccactCGGGCCCCCAGCTCAGAAATTGCAGCGCCCGGCGCAGCCCCCACCAGACCCCCAGCTCAGGAACTACAGCGCCCGGCACAGCCCCCACCTGGGCCTCCAGCTCAGGAactgtgcagcgcccagcacagcccccacctAGGGCCCCAGCTCAGGAACTGTACAGCGCCCGGCGCAGCACCCACCCAGGCCCCCAGCTCAGGAACTACAGCGCCCGGCACAGCCCCCACCTGGGCCTCCAGCTCAGGAACTGTGCAGCGCCCAGCGCAGCCCCCACCTAGGGCCCCAGCTCAGGAACTGTACAGCGCCCGGCGCAGCACCCACCCAGGCCCCCAGCTCAGGAACTACAGCGCCCGGCACAGCCCCCACCTGGGCCTCCAGCTCAGGAACTGTGCAGCGCCCAGCGCAGCCCCCACCGGGCCCCCAGCTCAGAAATTGCAGcgcccagcacagcccccacccGGGCCCCCAGCTCAGAAATTGCAGCGCCCGGCGCAGCCCCCACCAGGCCCCCAGCTCAGGAACTACAGcgcccagcacagcccccacccGGGCCCCCAGCTCAGAAATTGCAGCGCCCAGCGCAGCCCCCACCTAGGGCCCCAGCTCAGGAACTGTACAGCGCCCGGCGCAGCACCCACCCAGGCCCCCAGCTCAGGAACTACAGCGCCCGGCACAGCCCCCACCTGGGCCTCCAGCTCAGGAACTGTGCAGCGCCCAGCGCAGCCCCCACCGGGCCCCCAGCTCAGAAATTGCAGcgcccagcacagcccccacccGGGCCCCCAGCTCAGAAATTGCAGCGCCCGGCGCAGCCCCCACCAGGCCCCCAGCTCAGGAACTACAGcgcccagcacagcccccacccGGGCCCCCAGCTCAGAAATTGCAGCGCCCGGCGCAGCCCCCACCCGGGCCCCCCGCTCAGGAACTACAGCGCCCGGCCTGCTGGGGGccctccccccacctggggcCTGCAGGCACCGCCACTTAGTGCAGGTGCTGACCAGAAGCCCAGCGCGGTGGAGCTGAGCTGCACACAGCAATCCCTGCATGTTGGAGAGACGTCCCCCAGCTCCCTTCACACCCTCCCGCCCGCACCACCTGCTACTTCAGCACGTCCCAGCTGCTCAACACACCTGGCAGTGTCAGGTGGAGCCCAGGTCAAAGTGCTCCCAGCCAGTTGCCccctgggcagggcagtggcagggACACAGTGGGCTGGGCGACCCACAGGAGCCTAAGGGGGCGCGTTACCGTTGGGGatctgacaggaccagccgcagcctGTCTGGCAGCACTTGAGGTTCTCCTCGCAGTCGCTGTCAGTCTGGCATTCCTCCGTGCAGTTAGCCGCCTCCACCACTATGTCTGGGCACACGCCCTCTTTCTCTGAAACGGGAAAGGCCAGGGTCACGCTGGTCCCAGGGAGAGGGCCAGGCTGTGGGCCCAGAGTCCCCGAGGACCAGGGCTCACAGACATTGTTCATGGCGAGAGGCTCTGGAGCACCCAAAAGCTAGAAGGTGTGGGGCCAGGTCCCGGCTCCATCCTGGTTCTCGATGCaccagaccccctcccccgcgGGGTCCCTCCAGCCGAAGAGCTGCGTACATAGGCCCGGTGCCCTCGGCGGGGACGTGGGCTTGGGCGCAGCATTCCTACTCACTTGTAATGTTGTGGCCAGATGCTGACGACAGCTTGGCCCAGAGAGCCAAGAGCCCCACGAGGAGGACAATGCTGCTGGACTTCACCATGGTGCTGTGGGGAGCCAGCTCCAACTGTCCAGACCTACCCAGGCTGGGCTTTAAGCTTTCCCACaggtggggctgcagccagggagggaggggactgGTTCCCAGGTGATTTATAGGGAAGGGGAGAGTCGCGCTCCCTCTTCATTCCATTGCACAATCCCCGGGTATCAGGTATCTGCTCTGGCCCGCCTGCGAACCAGGAAGTGAGAGCTCGGAAGGGACC containing:
- the LOC119842225 gene encoding WAP four-disulfide core domain protein 2-like isoform X2; translation: MVKSSSIVLLVGLLALWAKLSSASGHNITKKEGVCPDIVVEAANCTEECQTDSDCEENLKCCQTGCGWSCQIPNVKPGSCPVVPGGIPLLGLCRNQCKVDSHCPGIMKCCMNGCRKQACVRPNV
- the LOC119842225 gene encoding WAP four-disulfide core domain protein 2-like isoform X1 — translated: MKSGTILLLVGLLALWAELLPAFGQHRPQPQEKEGVCPDIVVEAANCTEECQTDSDCEENLKCCQTGCGWSCQIPNVKPGSCPVVPGGIPLLGLCRNQCKVDSHCPGIMKCCMNGCRKQACVRPNV